In Lysobacter lycopersici, a genomic segment contains:
- a CDS encoding energy transducer TonB, whose product MSETPSNSPPPRAGLRLSRRNLLIIAAAFGIGLLLFLLLWAGHRNDNDFYRADAPVAGPSGQVFEPLPVPMPADEAGNAPASDDEDRAPGMVGIDETRPATPAPAPRAPVAPPSAPTTPIAPAQANSDPVLQGKPAAPYPVAALRNGESGTVMLRVTVGADGVPYGIAVARSSGSRTLDRAAMGAVKSWRFNPAMHNGQPVPASVQIPVSYNLGDR is encoded by the coding sequence ATGTCCGAAACTCCTTCGAATTCCCCGCCCCCGCGCGCCGGGCTGCGCCTCTCGCGCCGCAATTTGCTGATCATCGCCGCGGCCTTCGGCATCGGCCTGCTGCTGTTCCTGCTGCTGTGGGCCGGCCACCGCAACGACAACGATTTCTACCGCGCCGATGCGCCGGTCGCGGGCCCGAGCGGGCAAGTGTTCGAGCCGCTCCCGGTGCCGATGCCGGCCGATGAGGCGGGCAATGCGCCCGCATCGGACGACGAGGATCGCGCGCCGGGCATGGTGGGCATCGACGAAACCCGACCCGCGACGCCTGCTCCGGCGCCGCGCGCGCCGGTGGCGCCGCCATCCGCGCCCACGACACCCATCGCGCCCGCGCAGGCCAACTCCGACCCGGTACTGCAGGGCAAGCCTGCCGCGCCCTACCCGGTCGCGGCGCTGCGCAACGGCGAATCGGGAACGGTGATGTTGCGCGTGACCGTTGGCGCCGACGGCGTTCCCTATGGCATCGCAGTGGCGCGCAGCAGCGGTTCGCGCACGCTGGATCGGGCGGCAATGGGCGCGGTGAAGTCGTGGCGCTTCAACCCGGCGATGCACAACGGACAACCGGTGCCGGCATCGGTTCAGATCCCGGTCAGTTACAACTTAGGGGATCGTTGA
- a CDS encoding energy transducer TonB produces the protein MTDTTIRSETPVPPEESLPRKSSNPLLWLLLLLALLAAIWFFYNRSASSVAIAPTTTPNIITGDSQQTAAQAERAQADANAARKAARAERAARTPVASKPRIADRGAEAVARVQPKYPPTAWRNREEGSVLVRADIDADGVPGDVSVVRRSGSRDLDSAALAAVRQWHFRPAIENGKAVASAVEVPVDFKLDQQ, from the coding sequence ATGACCGATACGACCATCCGCTCGGAAACGCCGGTTCCGCCCGAAGAATCCTTGCCGCGCAAGAGCAGCAATCCATTGCTGTGGCTGTTGCTGCTGCTCGCGTTGCTCGCGGCGATCTGGTTCTTCTACAACCGCAGCGCGTCGAGCGTGGCCATCGCGCCAACGACAACGCCCAACATCATCACCGGCGACTCGCAACAGACCGCCGCGCAGGCCGAGCGCGCCCAGGCCGACGCCAACGCCGCACGCAAGGCGGCGCGTGCCGAACGCGCCGCACGCACGCCCGTGGCCAGTAAGCCGCGCATTGCCGATCGTGGCGCCGAGGCGGTCGCGCGCGTGCAACCCAAATACCCGCCGACGGCCTGGCGCAACCGCGAGGAAGGTAGCGTGCTGGTGCGCGCCGACATTGATGCCGACGGCGTGCCCGGCGACGTGAGCGTGGTGCGCCGCAGCGGTTCGCGCGACCTCGACAGCGCCGCGCTCGCCGCGGTGCGCCAGTGGCATTTCCGCCCGGCGATCGAGAACGGCAAGGCGGTCGCGTCCGCGGTCGAAGTCCCGGTCGATTTCAAGCTCGACCAACAGTAA
- the aroA gene encoding 3-phosphoshikimate 1-carboxyvinyltransferase, whose product MSIAGRAQVRSYIASRGTSLRGEIAVPGDKSVSHRAIMLGAIAEGVTRIEGFLEGEDTRATAAIFERLGVRIEAPSEGVRIVHGVGLHGLRAPTAPLDCGNAGTAMRLLAGLLAGQGFDSTLVGDESLSKRPMRRVIEPLEAMGARIDSDDGRAPLRIRGGQSLSGIDCALPVASAQLKSALLLAGLYADGETVVREPHATRDYTERMLSAFGADIDFSPGIARLRGGRVLRATDVAVPADFSSAAFFIVAATLVPGSELLLRKVGMNPRRIGLLHVLRAMGADIVESNASEEGGEPVADLRVHHAPLRGIEVPVEHVPDMIDEFPALFAAAACAEGVTVVRGAAELRVKESDRIAAMAAGLRALGIRVDETPDGATIHSGTLRGGEIDSRGDHRIAMAFAVAAQCADGEVRIGDVANVATSFPGFDALARSCGFGLRPA is encoded by the coding sequence ATGAGCATCGCCGGTCGCGCCCAGGTGCGCTCCTACATCGCCTCGCGGGGAACGTCGTTGCGCGGCGAAATCGCCGTGCCCGGCGACAAGTCGGTTTCGCACCGGGCGATCATGCTCGGCGCCATCGCCGAAGGCGTCACCCGGATCGAAGGCTTCCTCGAAGGCGAGGACACCCGCGCCACCGCGGCGATCTTCGAACGGCTCGGCGTGCGCATCGAAGCGCCGTCCGAGGGCGTTCGCATCGTCCATGGCGTCGGCCTGCATGGCCTGCGCGCGCCGACCGCTCCGCTCGACTGCGGCAATGCCGGCACCGCGATGCGCCTGCTCGCGGGATTGCTGGCCGGGCAAGGATTCGACAGCACGCTGGTCGGCGACGAATCCTTGTCGAAGCGGCCGATGCGACGGGTGATCGAACCGCTCGAGGCGATGGGCGCGCGCATCGATTCCGACGATGGCCGCGCGCCGTTGCGCATCCGCGGTGGACAATCGCTCTCGGGCATCGACTGCGCCTTGCCGGTCGCCAGTGCGCAGTTGAAGTCGGCGTTATTGCTCGCGGGACTCTACGCGGACGGAGAAACCGTGGTGCGCGAACCGCATGCGACCCGCGACTACACCGAACGCATGCTGTCGGCGTTCGGCGCCGACATCGATTTCTCGCCAGGAATCGCGCGGCTGCGTGGGGGGAGGGTGCTGCGTGCAACCGATGTCGCCGTGCCAGCGGATTTTTCCTCGGCCGCGTTCTTCATTGTTGCCGCCACGCTGGTGCCCGGTTCGGAGTTGCTGCTGCGCAAGGTCGGGATGAACCCGCGCCGCATCGGACTGCTGCACGTATTGCGCGCGATGGGCGCGGACATCGTCGAATCGAACGCGAGCGAGGAGGGCGGGGAACCGGTCGCCGACCTGCGCGTGCACCACGCGCCGCTGCGCGGCATCGAAGTGCCGGTGGAGCACGTGCCGGACATGATCGACGAATTCCCTGCACTGTTCGCCGCCGCGGCTTGCGCCGAAGGCGTGACCGTCGTGCGTGGCGCGGCCGAGTTGCGGGTCAAGGAATCCGATCGCATCGCGGCGATGGCGGCGGGATTGCGTGCGCTCGGCATCCGCGTCGACGAAACCCCGGATGGCGCCACGATCCACAGCGGAACGCTGCGGGGCGGCGAAATCGATTCCCGCGGCGACCATCGCATCGCGATGGCCTTCGCGGTCGCGGCGCAGTGCGCGGATGGCGAGGTGCGGATCGGCGACGTCGCCAACGTGGCGACGTCGTTTCCCGGCTTCGATGCGTTGGCGCGAAGTTGCGGCTTCGGCCTGCGTCCGGCGTGA
- the hisC gene encoding histidinol-phosphate transaminase: protein MIDFEAIANPGIRGLRAYDPGHDLVALRRAHEGVLVELGSNENPHGPSPAATQAVLETLSQLYRYPDPLGGDLKRALAARLGVGISQLMLGNGSHELLMQFAQVFAGPGREVVASQFGFAVYALAAQAAGAPLRVVPAFARGAAMPRGHDLDAIAGAISPQTALVYLANPNNPTGTWFGADAFAAFMARVPESVIVVVDEAYAEFADAPDHASALVLQPRYPNLLVTRTFSKAHALAGLRVGYAVAHPDCIAVLERVRESFNVNMVGLSAAQAALGDEAHLRWSLARNAEQREMLAAALRERGYFAHPSLTNFLLVEFGPETQRIEAGLIARGVVLRPMAGYGLPECLRITVGDASENRRLLAALDEVLA, encoded by the coding sequence ATGATCGATTTCGAAGCCATCGCGAACCCCGGCATCCGCGGCCTGCGCGCCTACGATCCGGGCCACGACCTGGTCGCGTTGCGGCGCGCGCATGAAGGCGTGCTGGTCGAGCTCGGTTCGAACGAAAACCCCCACGGCCCGTCGCCGGCGGCGACGCAGGCGGTGCTGGAAACGCTGAGCCAGCTCTATCGCTATCCCGATCCGCTTGGCGGCGACCTGAAGCGGGCGTTGGCGGCCAGGCTCGGTGTCGGAATTTCGCAACTCATGCTCGGCAACGGTTCGCACGAATTGCTGATGCAGTTCGCGCAGGTGTTCGCCGGGCCGGGACGCGAGGTCGTCGCTTCGCAGTTCGGTTTCGCCGTGTACGCGCTGGCCGCGCAGGCGGCGGGCGCACCGTTGCGGGTCGTGCCGGCGTTCGCGCGCGGCGCGGCGATGCCGCGCGGCCACGATCTCGATGCCATCGCCGGTGCGATTTCGCCGCAGACGGCCCTCGTCTACCTCGCCAATCCGAACAATCCCACCGGGACCTGGTTCGGCGCCGACGCGTTCGCCGCGTTCATGGCGCGGGTGCCGGAATCGGTGATCGTGGTGGTCGACGAGGCCTACGCCGAATTCGCCGATGCGCCGGATCATGCTTCGGCGTTGGTGTTGCAACCGCGATATCCCAACCTGCTCGTCACCCGCACCTTCAGCAAGGCGCATGCGCTGGCCGGCCTGCGCGTGGGCTACGCCGTCGCGCATCCGGATTGCATCGCGGTGCTGGAACGCGTGCGCGAAAGCTTCAACGTCAACATGGTCGGGCTGTCCGCGGCGCAGGCCGCGCTCGGCGACGAAGCGCACCTGCGCTGGTCGCTGGCGCGCAACGCGGAACAGCGCGAAATGCTCGCGGCGGCGCTGCGCGAACGCGGGTATTTCGCGCATCCATCGCTCACGAATTTCCTGCTGGTGGAATTCGGGCCGGAAACACAGCGCATCGAGGCCGGTTTGATCGCGCGCGGCGTCGTGCTGCGGCCGATGGCGGGCTACGGCCTGCCGGAATGCCTGCGGATCACCGTCGGCGATGCCAGCGAAAATCGTCGTTTGCTCGCGGCACTCGATGAGGTGCTTGCATGA
- the serC gene encoding phosphoserine transaminase, translating to MSRAFNFSAGPAALPEAVLVRARDELLDWHGTGASIVELSHRGPEFMQVAADTEANLRTLLSIPDSHAVLFTAGGATTQQALMALNFATPGQAVDFVVSGHWSKVAMKQAAPYVDVRIAASSEAGGFRDVPSRDEWKLSPDAAYVHVTANETIHGVEFRDIPVVGNAPLFADFSSSIASGPLDVSKFGLIYAGAQKNLGPVGVGVVIVRRDLLERVGQPRANIFNYASQVASDSMLNTPPTWNWYLLGLNVKWMLGEGGVAEFARRSERKSNALYAAIDGSGGFYRNEVAANARSRMNVPFFLPDAELDARFVAESRAAGMIGLKGHKAVGGIRASLYNAVPVEAVDALVGFMRDFQQRHG from the coding sequence ATGTCGCGTGCCTTCAACTTCAGCGCCGGACCCGCGGCGTTGCCGGAAGCGGTGCTCGTGCGCGCCCGCGACGAACTGCTGGACTGGCACGGCACCGGCGCTTCCATCGTCGAGCTCAGCCATCGCGGCCCTGAATTCATGCAGGTCGCGGCCGACACCGAAGCGAACCTGCGCACGCTGCTGTCGATCCCCGACAGCCACGCGGTGCTGTTCACCGCCGGCGGCGCGACCACGCAGCAGGCGCTGATGGCGCTGAACTTCGCCACGCCGGGGCAGGCGGTGGATTTCGTGGTCAGCGGCCACTGGAGCAAGGTGGCGATGAAGCAGGCCGCGCCCTACGTGGACGTGCGCATCGCCGCGAGCAGCGAAGCCGGCGGTTTCCGCGACGTTCCATCGCGCGACGAATGGAAGCTTTCCCCCGATGCAGCCTACGTGCATGTCACCGCGAACGAAACCATCCACGGCGTCGAGTTCCGCGATATTCCGGTCGTCGGCAACGCGCCGTTGTTCGCGGATTTCAGCAGTTCCATCGCGTCCGGGCCGCTGGACGTGTCGAAATTCGGCCTGATCTACGCCGGCGCGCAGAAGAACCTCGGTCCGGTCGGCGTCGGCGTGGTCATCGTCCGCCGCGACCTACTCGAACGCGTTGGCCAGCCGCGCGCGAACATCTTCAACTACGCCTCGCAGGTGGCGAGCGATTCCATGCTCAACACGCCGCCGACCTGGAACTGGTACCTGCTCGGCCTCAACGTGAAGTGGATGCTCGGCGAAGGCGGCGTGGCCGAATTCGCGCGTCGCAGCGAGCGCAAATCGAACGCGCTGTATGCCGCCATCGACGGTTCCGGCGGTTTCTACCGTAACGAGGTCGCGGCGAACGCGCGCTCACGCATGAACGTGCCGTTCTTCCTCCCCGACGCGGAACTCGACGCGCGCTTCGTCGCCGAATCGCGCGCGGCGGGGATGATCGGGCTCAAGGGCCACAAGGCGGTCGGCGGCATCCGCGCCTCGCTGTACAACGCGGTGCCGGTGGAAGCCGTGGACGCATTGGTCGGGTTCATGCGGGATTTCCAGCAGCGCCATGGCTAG
- the msrP gene encoding protein-methionine-sulfoxide reductase catalytic subunit MsrP: protein MKLRDALHVPAADITDEAVYRDRRRLLAAFATVPALAMAGCGRAEPPPPPKITITPEQAKSGFRTDEELTTYADVTSYNNFYEFGTGKADPSRAAKTLRTSPWTVAVGGQCAKPGRLSLDDLLKGLKPEERIYRMRCVEGWSMVIPWLGVPLADVLKRFEPDSKAKYVAFTSLADPRQMPGVRAPVLRWPYREGLCIDEAMHPLTLLATGLYGKPLPQQDGAPLRLVVPWKYGFKGIKSIVAITFVERMPFTSWNDEASNEYGFFSNVNPAVDHPRWSQKTERRIAGTASKLFAERIPTRPFNGYGEQVAAMYAGMDLKKWF from the coding sequence ATGAAGCTGCGCGACGCCCTGCACGTTCCCGCCGCCGACATCACGGACGAAGCGGTCTACCGCGACCGTCGCCGGTTGCTGGCCGCCTTCGCCACCGTGCCGGCCCTGGCCATGGCGGGTTGCGGCCGCGCGGAACCGCCGCCGCCACCGAAGATCACGATCACGCCGGAACAGGCGAAGTCCGGGTTCCGCACCGACGAGGAGTTGACCACTTATGCCGACGTCACCAGCTACAACAACTTCTACGAATTCGGCACCGGCAAGGCCGATCCCTCGCGCGCGGCCAAGACCCTGCGCACCTCGCCGTGGACGGTCGCGGTCGGCGGCCAGTGCGCGAAGCCGGGCCGGCTCTCGCTCGACGACCTGTTGAAAGGCCTGAAGCCCGAGGAACGCATCTACCGCATGCGCTGCGTCGAAGGCTGGTCGATGGTGATCCCGTGGCTGGGCGTGCCGCTGGCGGACGTGCTCAAGCGCTTCGAACCGGATTCGAAGGCGAAGTACGTGGCCTTCACCAGCCTCGCCGATCCGCGGCAGATGCCGGGCGTGCGCGCGCCGGTACTGCGCTGGCCGTATCGCGAGGGCCTGTGCATCGACGAGGCCATGCATCCGCTGACCCTCCTCGCCACCGGCCTCTACGGCAAACCGTTGCCGCAGCAGGACGGCGCGCCGCTGCGGCTGGTCGTGCCGTGGAAGTACGGCTTCAAGGGCATCAAGTCCATCGTCGCGATCACCTTCGTCGAACGCATGCCGTTCACCAGCTGGAACGACGAGGCCTCGAACGAATACGGCTTCTTCTCCAACGTGAACCCGGCGGTCGACCATCCGCGCTGGAGCCAGAAGACCGAACGCCGCATCGCCGGCACCGCGAGCAAGCTGTTCGCCGAACGCATCCCGACGCGGCCGTTCAACGGCTACGGCGAGCAGGTCGCGGCGATGTACGCCGGCATGGACCTGAAGAAGTGGTTCTGA
- the msrQ gene encoding protein-methionine-sulfoxide reductase heme-binding subunit MsrQ, whose translation MVVAKTCVHLLALTPLAILLSQVWSVARTGGDALGADPVAEIEHRLGLWALRFLMLALAVTPLRQLTGKPVLVRFRRMLGLYAFFYVCLHFAAYLGLDLRGYWTQVFEDIAKRPYITVGFAAWLLLLPLAITSTIGWIRRLGRNWARLHKLVYAVGVLAVLHFWWLVKSDIREPALYAGILALLLGWRAWKAVAARRKAAISRPRTTATG comes from the coding sequence ATCGTCGTCGCGAAAACCTGCGTCCACCTGCTCGCGCTCACGCCGCTGGCGATCCTGCTGTCGCAGGTCTGGAGCGTGGCGCGCACCGGCGGCGATGCGCTCGGCGCCGATCCGGTCGCGGAAATCGAACACCGCCTCGGCCTGTGGGCGCTGCGTTTCCTCATGCTCGCGCTGGCGGTCACGCCGCTGCGGCAGCTGACCGGCAAGCCGGTACTGGTGCGGTTCCGGCGCATGCTCGGGCTGTACGCGTTCTTCTACGTCTGCCTGCACTTCGCCGCCTACCTCGGGCTGGATTTGCGCGGCTACTGGACCCAGGTGTTCGAGGACATCGCCAAGCGCCCGTACATCACCGTCGGCTTCGCCGCATGGCTGTTGCTGCTGCCGCTGGCGATCACCTCCACCATCGGCTGGATCCGCCGCCTCGGCCGCAACTGGGCACGGCTGCACAAGCTGGTCTATGCCGTCGGCGTGCTCGCCGTGCTGCATTTCTGGTGGCTGGTGAAATCCGACATCCGCGAGCCGGCGCTGTATGCCGGCATCCTCGCGCTGTTGCTGGGCTGGCGCGCGTGGAAGGCCGTCGCCGCGCGCCGCAAGGCCGCGATCAGCCGACCCCGAACAACAGCAACAGGCTGA
- a CDS encoding FHA domain-containing protein, protein MHGIGRGGDDAIGLVSDQQSPLLRFCVDRRGVWLTVADGVRGIHVNGRPVRRMAMLRPGDAIHAEGSELTLMRDEAPANSPLPNVADTPGDLRLVLRGVGGHYHGRSITLERPRLVGRAPEADIRIDNQAFPERHARLEHHAGRVLLRDLDSGEASAVNGKPVRDALLLPGDQVVFDAQHRFVVEAPGRQPLPEDAPETDLASTRLGKDRSRSRGRRLPWLLLAALLIAGALSLLLLFGVG, encoded by the coding sequence ATGCACGGCATCGGCCGCGGCGGCGACGATGCCATCGGATTGGTCAGCGACCAGCAGTCGCCGCTGCTGCGCTTCTGCGTGGACCGGCGCGGCGTCTGGCTGACCGTGGCCGACGGCGTGCGCGGCATCCATGTCAACGGCCGCCCGGTGCGGCGCATGGCCATGCTGCGCCCGGGCGACGCGATCCACGCCGAGGGCAGCGAACTCACCCTGATGCGCGACGAAGCGCCCGCGAACTCGCCGCTGCCGAACGTGGCCGACACGCCCGGCGACCTGCGCCTGGTGCTGCGCGGCGTCGGCGGGCATTACCACGGACGCAGCATCACCCTCGAGCGCCCGCGCCTGGTCGGGCGCGCGCCCGAGGCCGACATCCGCATCGACAACCAGGCCTTCCCGGAACGCCATGCGCGGCTCGAACACCATGCCGGCCGGGTGCTGCTGCGCGACCTCGACTCGGGCGAGGCGAGCGCGGTCAACGGCAAGCCGGTGCGCGACGCGCTGCTGCTGCCCGGCGACCAGGTGGTGTTCGATGCCCAGCACCGTTTCGTGGTGGAAGCGCCCGGGCGGCAACCTCTGCCCGAGGATGCGCCGGAAACCGATCTCGCCTCGACCCGCCTCGGCAAGGATCGCAGCCGATCCCGGGGGCGGCGCCTGCCGTGGTTGCTGCTGGCGGCGCTGCTGATCGCCGGCGCGCTCAGCCTGTTGCTGTTGTTCGGGGTCGGCTGA
- a CDS encoding polyhydroxyalkanoic acid system family protein: MSDIDIRHHHSLPLPKARKAVEDIAKKLASKFDMDYGWDGDDLHFNRSGVDGRIHLTEKQIRVTAKLGFLLSALKGTVEQEIRRVLAERFD, from the coding sequence ATGAGCGACATCGACATCCGCCACCACCATTCGCTGCCGCTGCCCAAGGCACGCAAGGCGGTCGAGGACATCGCGAAGAAACTCGCCTCGAAGTTCGACATGGACTACGGCTGGGACGGCGATGACCTGCATTTCAACCGCAGCGGCGTCGACGGTCGCATCCACCTGACCGAGAAGCAGATCCGGGTCACGGCCAAGCTCGGCTTCCTGCTGTCGGCGCTGAAGGGCACGGTGGAACAGGAAATCCGCCGGGTGCTGGCCGAACGCTTCGACTAG
- a CDS encoding FFLEELY motif protein yields the protein MDTSTVSRRLARRLACHQALFDPVQEPRNRLRWLPELRRWQAQRLRESFARFLEDPSRRPAAEFFLADVYGDHDFSRRDADIARVLPAMQKLLPGALLETVADAIELGALTQAFDLRMAEALQRLAPRRRALDLALYARAYRQCGLPRLRARQIALIAEVGDGLAHALRMPGVATLLRLSRVPARAAGLSELQGFLERGFDAFAALGDAPRFIEEIRREEEGFSRALFAGEPRPPA from the coding sequence ATGGACACGAGTACGGTTTCGCGCCGGCTGGCGCGGCGCCTGGCCTGCCACCAGGCCCTGTTCGATCCGGTGCAAGAACCGCGCAACCGCCTGCGCTGGTTGCCGGAATTGCGGCGCTGGCAGGCGCAGCGCCTGCGCGAAAGCTTCGCGCGCTTCCTCGAGGATCCGTCGCGGCGGCCGGCCGCGGAATTCTTCCTGGCCGATGTCTACGGCGACCACGACTTCAGCCGCCGCGATGCCGATATCGCGCGGGTGCTGCCGGCGATGCAGAAGCTGCTGCCGGGCGCGTTGCTGGAAACCGTCGCGGACGCGATCGAACTCGGCGCACTCACCCAGGCGTTCGACCTGCGCATGGCCGAAGCCCTGCAACGCCTCGCGCCGCGCCGGCGCGCGCTGGATCTTGCGTTGTATGCGCGGGCCTACCGCCAATGCGGATTGCCGCGCCTGCGCGCACGCCAGATCGCGCTGATCGCCGAGGTCGGCGACGGGCTGGCGCACGCCCTGCGCATGCCCGGGGTGGCGACGCTGCTGCGGCTGTCGCGGGTGCCGGCGCGCGCGGCCGGCCTGTCGGAATTGCAGGGCTTCCTCGAACGCGGTTTCGACGCCTTCGCCGCGCTCGGCGACGCGCCGCGCTTCATCGAGGAGATCCGGCGCGAGGAGGAAGGCTTCTCGCGCGCGTTGTTTGCCGGGGAGCCGCGACCGCCTGCCTGA
- a CDS encoding patatin-like phospholipase family protein, whose translation MLSLHAAPRATRPGRAHRATSDSAPRIGLAIAGGGPIGGMYELGALRAFEDAIEGLDLTRMDCYVGVSSGAFLAAGLANRMSAGEMCRIFITGDSDDVRFRPETFLRPAMFEYARRAASLPRLTFEWWRGLLLGPRDARWSDLLNRFGGLVPTGLFDNARIETFLREIFTRRGRSNDFRKLDRPLYVVAVDLDNGEAVRFGGEGWNDVPISQAVQASAALPGLYPPVDVRGRQFVDGALRRTMHASVLLERGIDLLLGVNPLVPFKNSDGKSRPEHALAEGGLPAVLSQTFRTLLQSRMQVGLARYVQQYPNIDQLVFEPNETDGDLFFTNAFSFASRRRVCQLGYRNALDDLRKRREALAPVLAAHGLSLRTEVLDDANRTVLSALPPAPPRSTETTARLRRALDDTERLVAQQGRKRRVV comes from the coding sequence ATGCTTTCCCTCCATGCCGCGCCGCGCGCGACCAGACCCGGACGCGCCCACCGCGCCACCAGCGATTCCGCCCCGCGCATCGGCCTCGCCATCGCCGGCGGCGGCCCCATCGGCGGCATGTACGAGCTCGGCGCGTTGCGCGCGTTCGAGGATGCGATCGAAGGCCTCGACCTGACCCGCATGGATTGCTACGTCGGCGTCAGCAGCGGCGCCTTCCTCGCCGCCGGCCTCGCCAACCGCATGAGCGCGGGCGAGATGTGCCGCATCTTCATCACCGGCGACAGCGACGACGTGCGCTTCCGCCCGGAAACCTTCCTGCGCCCGGCGATGTTCGAATACGCGCGCCGCGCCGCGAGCCTACCGAGGCTGACCTTCGAATGGTGGCGCGGGCTGCTGCTGGGCCCGCGCGACGCGCGCTGGTCGGACCTGCTCAACCGCTTCGGCGGGCTGGTGCCGACCGGGCTGTTCGACAACGCGCGCATCGAAACCTTCCTGCGCGAAATCTTCACCCGGCGCGGGCGCAGTAATGACTTTCGCAAGCTCGACCGGCCGTTGTACGTAGTCGCTGTCGACCTCGACAACGGCGAGGCGGTGCGTTTCGGCGGCGAGGGCTGGAACGACGTGCCGATCTCGCAGGCGGTGCAGGCCAGCGCCGCGCTGCCGGGCCTGTATCCGCCGGTCGATGTCCGCGGTCGCCAGTTTGTCGACGGCGCGCTGCGCCGGACCATGCATGCCTCGGTGCTGCTGGAACGCGGCATCGACCTGTTGCTGGGCGTGAACCCGCTGGTGCCGTTCAAGAACAGCGATGGCAAATCGCGACCGGAACACGCCCTTGCCGAAGGTGGCCTGCCGGCGGTGTTGTCGCAGACCTTCCGCACCTTGCTGCAATCGCGGATGCAGGTCGGCCTCGCCCGCTACGTGCAGCAGTACCCGAATATCGACCAACTGGTGTTCGAACCCAACGAAACCGACGGCGACCTGTTCTTCACCAATGCCTTCAGCTTCGCCTCGCGCCGCCGCGTCTGCCAGCTCGGTTACCGCAACGCGCTCGACGACCTGCGCAAGCGCCGCGAAGCGCTCGCACCCGTGCTGGCCGCGCATGGCCTGTCGTTGCGCACCGAAGTGCTCGACGACGCGAACCGCACCGTGCTCAGCGCCCTGCCGCCGGCACCGCCGCGCAGCACCGAAACCACCGCGCGCCTGCGCCGTGCGCTCGACGACACCGAGCGCCTCGTCGCGCAGCAGGGACGCAAGCGCCGCGTGGTGTGA
- a CDS encoding phasin family protein: MAKFKKTAGKTANRGAGNAQAQAERLSKTLSESAQQIWLAGVGAFGRAQAEGHKLFEALVKEGLSLEKTARGFAGGRADFVRDAVENHVGQARERATDTWDKLEKVFEVRVQKALVKLGVPGREDLADLARRVEGLTAELRRQQAPKPAAKRAPAKATKKAAPRKVAKRAKPAA, translated from the coding sequence ATGGCCAAGTTCAAGAAAACCGCCGGCAAGACCGCCAACCGCGGCGCCGGCAACGCGCAGGCGCAGGCCGAGCGCCTGTCCAAGACCCTGAGCGAATCCGCGCAGCAGATCTGGCTCGCCGGCGTCGGCGCCTTCGGGCGCGCGCAGGCCGAGGGCCACAAGCTGTTCGAAGCGCTGGTGAAGGAAGGCCTGAGCCTGGAGAAGACCGCGCGCGGCTTCGCCGGCGGCCGTGCCGACTTCGTCCGCGATGCGGTCGAGAACCACGTCGGCCAGGCCCGCGAACGCGCCACGGACACCTGGGACAAGCTCGAGAAGGTGTTCGAAGTCCGCGTGCAGAAGGCGCTGGTGAAGCTGGGCGTGCCGGGCCGCGAAGACCTCGCCGACCTCGCCCGCCGCGTCGAGGGCCTCACCGCCGAACTGCGCCGCCAGCAGGCGCCGAAGCCTGCCGCCAAGCGCGCGCCGGCCAAGGCGACGAAGAAGGCCGCGCCGCGCAAGGTCGCCAAGCGCGCCAAGCCCGCCGCCTGA